A window of Nicotiana sylvestris chromosome 8, ASM39365v2, whole genome shotgun sequence genomic DNA:
ATCATTAAAGAAGAACTCACTGCTATGCAGTGAATCACATCGTATTTTGACGATTCGGGATCGTTTAGATGCGTTTTTTGGAGGTTTGACGGATTAAAATGCGATTTACATACGAAaagtcattctttctatcattttatttatgTCTAATCTGTAACATAATAACATATGTTGATTTGACATGAATTGGTATATGATAAAAATGTAggtcatattttaaattcttaaaaaatgcttaaaatgatAATTTTCCAAATTTGGTCGCAATTTTTGGAGATTGTGATTTTAACGATCTCCGATTGATATGAAATTTGGTAGATTTATCAGAAAAAGTCCAGTAAACAATAATCCCTGCTATGCAgtgtaaaataataattttagtattttaatattGTTTAAATGGGGTATTgagtatttttttaaattatggaACTTAATCCTCAGAGAAATGTTCGTGGCTGTGATAAAGTGGTGATAGGAGTTAACCCCTATGATCtccatttttttatttatagtgagATAGTAAATTGACGTGTTGAtattaggtcttcctccatatcggataaatttattatgaACTCACTGGATATAGTTACTAGTTATTGATAACCTATATTATCTCTCTATCTAAGTTTAAGGGGTGAATCAATTTTGTTACTAAAATACAATCATGATTAAATGGTGATAGAATTATATTTCTATGGTCTTTCACTATTAATTTCAAGTGAGTAATAAATTTACGCGTTgactttaggtcttcctccatatcggataaatttattgtaagctcactaggtgaaatactagtaattgatatcgtgtacttactctccatctgagtatacatgttggatcaatggaactagagctattaaaaatgatgttcacttgacttaaattaacagtatactctccatctgagttgggtctgtttcaattattggagtgaataatctggcattgcatatgtatgttgcatgagtagttcttttcccatcgaaattgctATTCAAGATGCATGACATATATGTGTAGTGTGTTTAAAATTTTTGGATTAAAAAGTTATATACAATTGACTGAAAATAACAGTatgctctccatctgagttggttctatttatttttggagtgtataattcttgcattatataatatactttgcATGAATGATTCTTTTCCCAACGAAATTTATTATTCCAAatgcatgtatgtatataaatattgaatgcagtctgaattttactattcagtgttttgacttattatgatcTATTTAATGTTTTTATCTCAACTCCATAATGATTTTATGCAATTGGTCGTATTACTTgttaatattttcttttagtgataaggcattaattttaaggatgcaatatatgtacttttgttagaaggaatttaattccggtttctgggcaaaataagaaatggatatttgttttatttttcgaattaCTCTTGAGTTATTGAGCTTAATAAACATTTTACTCTTGTGGTACATGAATGCAGGACTTTGTTATTGTATATTGATGTCTCTCCTGAACAGAACAATATTAGTCTACCTCATAAGAGAATATAttcttcaaaattgagtaaaacttaTTCTGTGCACTTTTGTCTAAGTCATATTAATCTGGATAggatttcaagttggtcaagGATGGACCATAAGGTTTATTGAAAGtagaggcactaccaacttgtggatcctgtttggaaggaaatttgactaaaagatgtttccctttaaaaggaaataaaactagtgataagctagaatgaatcctttctgatttgtatggttaaatgaacatactcgtaagagatagattttgagtattttgtgacgttcataaatgattactcaaaatattaatatatttatttgatgcactgtaagtcttaatgaattaagtaattcaagGTTTTTAAGACTTGAAACAGAGAAGCACCAAAGAAATATATTAAGTTACTACAATTTAATTGTAGTGGCGAGCACCTCTCTAAAGAGTTTTTTAGTTACATATCAGAATAAGGGATTACATCTCAATTGACTACACCGTAAACTCCATAATAGAGTGGTGTAGTAGAAAGAACAAATAAGTCTCTTTTGGATATGAATAGACTAATGACGTGTTATTCAGATTTGCCTTATTTGTTTTTGGAATATTTCCTGAAAACTgcaaattacattctgaatttaGTTCCTTCTAAGTTAGTACTGGGACATCTATAGAAATGTGGACTGAATGTAAGCTTGGTTTGTGGCATGTTCAGATATAGGATTGTCCCGCATATGTGCTGAAAGGGAAAACATATATGTAAGTTGGAACTAAGGATGGATAGGTGCATGTTTATCGAATATTCAAGAAAACGAATGAAGCTTTATTTTATTGTCCTAAAGAAAATGAGGCAATTGTTAAAACAAATGCATTTTTCTAGACAAGGAATGTTTAATAAAACATGTTCCGAGAAGTAAACTATTTTTACAGGAACTGGGCAAAGAAATAACTAGatgttcaagaacatcaaaacccaTACATCAGAATTGACGTTCCAGTGCATTTAAGTAGTGGGAGAATGTTAATAGACATGATATGCCTTTATCGAGTGGGAGTGATGTTTGAACATTGAACACTATAGTAAGAAGTCACTAATATTTCAATGTCGTGAGGTAACGAAGGTAATATTAGTAGTATTTCGTCGTAGTGGGAGAAAACTAAAGAAAATCATAGTTCGGTGTTCATTCTTGGGATAGTTTCGGTACCAGGATCCCTGAAGAGTTTAATACCAAACTAGATAATTACGATAAGTACTTCTGGACAAATATTGCATCAGATATAACTTGGCAAGATTCTTTAACAAAACCTTATTTGGTGAAGACTTTTAATAGTATGTAAAAGAATACCTAAAAAAGTTGTAAAGTATTACGAAAGAGGGGAAAGATAGAAGAAAATGGATAGAGGATTTGTTTTTTTAGCATAACATAGAGGGATGATAGATAGGAGAATTTTGCGGCTAAAAGCATTTTACTTCTAGTTTGTACAGttttaaagaaaatatataaTTGGTTGGTTGAGAGattaataatatttttcttttcacaaaaaaaaaggttttgtttttTAATAATCACTCAAGTtttcatcttgtaacaatatttTACTCGTTTCACTTCTCCTTTATTCTTTTTCCAGCTAAATAAATCGAATGCGTAATAGAAACTCTAAATCTAAAAATTGTTCTTAAAATCCATCTAAACGTTTTATTCCTTCAAATTAGTAATGCACCAGTCAAAAGAAGTAACGATGCAATTTACATACATGATTATCACATGGATTTAAGAGTTACACGATATAAGGGGTAAATTTAAAGATAATTCATATGCTTTAGATTAATATAAAAAGAGACCAATTTGACTTAATGCCAGGCTCCTCTTTAGTCAGAAAAGATAACTCCACCATCATATATAAATATTATTTCTGCAAAGACATATATTCTTCCACTAACAAATTTAAAAAACTACAACTACTATACAAATAGTCAATAggttaaaagaaaaagaatgtcACATAGTTCATTCTTTCGTCGTCACATCGAGGCTATGATAAAGTAATAAGTATTCCTCCATTTTTAACTAGAGTTCTTGAATTCAGAGTCGCCTTTAAAAAGGAAGGTTCTATTTTTCAAAGTGTGCTGGCATAACTAGAGTTTTCGGGTTCGAACTCAGGGTATACACTCTTCTTTAATATGGAACGCTATACCTTTAATGTGATCCGAGATACGTATTCCTCCATTTTTAACTAAAGTTCTTGAATTCAGAGTCGCCTTCAAAAAGCAAGGCTCTACCTTTCAAAGTGTGTTGGCATAACTAGAATTTTCGGGTTCAAACTCTAGGTATAAAGTCATCTTTAATAGGGAACGCTATACTTTTAATGCGACTCGAGATAAATATTCCTCCATTTTTAACTAGAGTTCTTGAATTCAAAGTCGCCTTTAAAAAGGAAAACTCTATCTTTCAAAGTGTGCTGGCATAACTAGAGTTCTCGAGTTTCAACTCTGGGTATAAAGTCATCTTTAATACGAACGCTATACTTTTTAAAGTGGAATTTGCTGCAATTTGTGAGAaaccaaaaaaatatattatttattcTCTCTCTTCCCACAAACATAAAGCAGATACAACATCCACAAACCGTCTCAAacattcttttttcttcttttaaaaccacTTGTTCATAAAGctgctcatttttccttttcagaaagaaaaaaaaactccatttcttgcttttcttcttcctCCTTCTTCATCAATGGATACTGCTCAATGGCCTCAGGTATGATTAAACTAAGAGAATTCTTAAAGAGATCCTTCAGCTTaatcttttctttgtttctcttgatctcattaatTAATTcttgttttgtattttttttggaTTAGAGTTTTTGTAGTTAAATATCTTGATTTACTTTTGAGAAAAGTCCTAGTCTCTATTTCTTTTGTTTCTacactttttcttttttattccaCATATATGTGATAATGAAAAGGTTGAGAAAGTGAAAAAGATTAAACTACAGTTAAAGTTTTTAAAGTACAAAGCACCTGACTTTTTTCTCCTTTCCCTTTCTAATTACTCATCTGAAAATCTTTGTGGTGCTAGCTAGCTGATGCTGAAAACGAAAATCAGAGTCGGATCTAAGATTTAAATTTGATAATATCACTGAACGATTACACTTTTCAAATTATATATACGTTGATCAGAATCTAATTAATAGTTGTCGAAATTTTAGTATTTTCACATATATAGATGTTTCGGTGTTTATTTAATAATATTGTTCATGAGCCGACGGTCTCTCGGAAACAGTCTCTATCTCGctaggtaagggtaaggtctgcgtacatactgtCATCCCAAACCCTACTTGTGAAATTATACTggagtatgttgttgttgctgttgttgttatgtttgttcatttatttcctcttgtttttttgtttttttgtttttgtaggAGATAGTGGTGAAGCCAATGGAAGAGATAATACAAAACACAAATGGATCATCAAAACCTAATTCATGTGTAGAAAGAAAAGTTAGGCCACAAAAAGACCAAGCTTTGAATTGTCCAAGGTGTAATTCAACAAATACAAAATTTTGTTACTATAACAACTATAGTCTTTCTCAGCCAAGGTATTTTTGCAAGACTTGTAGAAGATATTGGACTGCTGGGGGATCTCTTAGAAATATTCCTGTTGGTGGTGGTTCAAGAAAAAACAAGAAATCATCATCTAATTCTTCTTCCTATTCAAATCATGTTAATCATGTTAATAATCCTTTGAAAAAACTTCCTGATTTGGTTAATCAACCATCTCATAATCATGATCAAAACCCTAGTAAGATCCATATTGAAGGGAGCCAAGATCTTAACTTGGGTTTTTCATCTGATTTCAAGACTATCACTGAGCTAATTCAGGTACTTTCACTTCATACAGTTTCTCGTTCAGTTCTTTCGAATTCATTGGATTCTTTTATGCGTTGTTACAATCAGTGGCGGAGCCCGAATTTTTATTAAGGGTTGTCAAAATATATAACAATAAATATTTCTGCAGAAAATTAGCGGGAGTCAATACATAGTATATACgcataaatttattttttatctaCCTACAATATCTTTTTCCGCCAAGGGTTTTGACACCCCTTCCTGTAaggtggctccgccactggttacaacaacaacccagtaaaatcctacAAGTAGGGTAGAGTGTACGCCTACTTTATCCCTACCCTTTCCGAAGGGGTAAAGAGGCTATTTCCGAAAGAcactcggctcaagaagacgaaaataAATAATAGATCAGTCACACCAAAAAAAGCTAGAATCttttatgtgttatttgttttaaaaaaaaagtcttttcgAAATAATTAATTGGGTCAAAATTAATATTATGTTTTGAATGTTTTGAGGAACCAAAAAGTCACTTGTATTTATGTATGTGTAAATGTGCAAGTTAAGTGACGATTGTTGTTGAAATAACATAGTAGCACGTATCACTGAAGTTACTAAACTATATGTTCTAAGTTCCTAGCTATCCGACTTCTCAAAATTACAATAATTTGTTCAAAAATACATTTTTgatttaaaacttttttttttataacaGTAGTGTCCGGGCTTTTCTGATTTCGACTCTTGCTTCTTCAAAATCAACAGGTACCAAATTATGATGGAAGCAACAAGGACAACAACAGTCCAAGTATTTCTCCattacctcctcctcctccgtcttcttcttcttctgcgtCTTCGTCATCTCAGCTTTCAGCTTTGGAATTAATTAATGGAATAACATCAAGAGGGATGAATAATAATTCATTTATGTCAATGGCCAATATTTCAACTGATCCAAATTCAGTTTATAATAACTCATCTGGATTTTCTTTGCCATCTCTAAATTTCTCATTGGATCATGGACTTGGAAATGCAGCCTATGGAAATAATCTTCAAGAGACAAATACAAGTGGAagatttttatttccttttgtaGGTTTAAAACAAATTTCAACCACAAATACTACAAATGATGGTGGTAATGAGAATAATAGAGATCATCATCAGCCTGCTGAAGAATCTACTAATGGATTTTGGAATGGAATGTTAGGAGGAGGAGGTTCttggtaaaaaaaaattatatattatacaataatatttcaagggtttttcttctattttctttctggggtttctttttttcaaaaaaaaaaagatttttttttactagtaatt
This region includes:
- the LOC104217460 gene encoding dof zinc finger protein DOF4.6-like; amino-acid sequence: MDTAQWPQEIVVKPMEEIIQNTNGSSKPNSCVERKVRPQKDQALNCPRCNSTNTKFCYYNNYSLSQPRYFCKTCRRYWTAGGSLRNIPVGGGSRKNKKSSSNSSSYSNHVNHVNNPLKKLPDLVNQPSHNHDQNPSKIHIEGSQDLNLGFSSDFKTITELIQVPNYDGSNKDNNSPSISPLPPPPPSSSSSASSSSQLSALELINGITSRGMNNNSFMSMANISTDPNSVYNNSSGFSLPSLNFSLDHGLGNAAYGNNLQETNTSGRFLFPFVGLKQISTTNTTNDGGNENNRDHHQPAEESTNGFWNGMLGGGGSW